A portion of the Carya illinoinensis cultivar Pawnee chromosome 11, C.illinoinensisPawnee_v1, whole genome shotgun sequence genome contains these proteins:
- the LOC122281444 gene encoding chitin-inducible gibberellin-responsive protein 1-like, with the protein MDSHRFFGLGVTGAGLSFTSSYPTVPSVPNRLLGSLKFDLGNSPDSPFSTQFDTDSLTNLSESQEQHSSTENLSGVSASCNSSLETSSYYHQLNPSLDRLREDQKLYPSPASFIRDANCSQNIRHALLKLETALMGPDDDEATTQEVSRPETPDRRSRSWSQEPRGVHASQSQLSFVSGHMQSDKVVHGEKRHKSMDEASLPSFSPGSLKQLLIASAKALSENRMDNFDKLVEKARGAVSITGEPIQRLGAYMIEGLVARKEASGTNIYRALRCREPESKDLLSYMHILYEICPYLKFGYMAANGAIADACRNEDHIHIIDFQIAQGAQWMTLLQALAARPRGPPHVRITGIDDPVSKYARGDGLEAVGRRLAAISEKFNIPVEFHGVPVFAPDVTPEILNVRPGEALAVNFPLQLHHTPDESVDVNNPRDELLRMVKSLSPKVVTLVEQESNTNTTPFFHRFVETLDFYLAMFESIDVTLPRNSKDRVNVEQQCLARDIVNIIACEGKERVERHELFGKWKSRLTMAGFCQYPLSSYVNSVIGTLLRCYSEHYTLVERDGAMLLGWKDRNLISASAWQ; encoded by the coding sequence ATGGACTCGCACCGGTTTTTTGGACTTGGAGTGACTGGTGCCGGCCTATCCTTCACATCATCTTATCCCACTGTTCCATCCGTACCTAATAGACTGCTTGGGTCCTTGAAATTTGATTTAGGGAACTCACCTGATTCACCCTTTTCAACTCAGTTTGACACCGatagcctcacaaatttaaGTGAGAGCCAGGAGCAGCACAGTTCCACAGAAAATCTCTCAGGAGTAAGTGCTTCCTGTAACTCTTCATTAGAAACCAGCAGCTATTATCATCAGTTAAATCCTTCTCTGGACCGTCTTCGAGAAGATCAAAAGCTCTATCCTAGTCCGGCTTCTTTTATACGGGATGCAAATTGCAGCCAGAACATAAGACACGCTTTATTGAAATTAGAGACTGCTTTGATGGGGCCTGATGATGATGAAGCCACTACACAGGAAGTTAGCAGACCAGAGACACCAGACCGAAGATCTAGGTCATGGAGCCAGGAGCCACGGGGGGTACATGCATCTCAGTCTCAACTATCATTCGTATCTGGGCATATGCAGTCAGACAAAGTTGTTCATGGAGAAAAACGTCACAAATCAATGGATGAAGCATCTTTGCCGAGTTTCTCGCCAGGCAGTCTTAAGCAAttgctgattgcatctgctaaAGCTCTCTCTGAGAACAGGAtggataattttgataaattggTGGAAAAGGCTAGAGGTGCTGTGTCTATCACAGGAGAACCTATCCAGCGTCTTGGTGCTTACATGATAGAAGGGCTTGTGGCAAGAAAGGAAGCATCTGGCACCAACATTTATCGTGCCCTTAGGTGTAGAGAGCCTGAGAGTAAGGACTTGCTTTCATACATGCATATCCTGTATGAAATCTGCCCCTACTTGAAATTTGGTTACATGGCAGCCAATGGGGCCATTGCTGATGCATGTAGAAATGAGGATCACATCCACATCATAGATTTCCAGATTGCTCAAGGAGCCCAGTGGATGACTCTCCTTCAAGCACTTGCAGCGCGGCCCAGAGGGCCTCCCCATGTGCGAATTACTGGGATCGATGACCCTGTTTCCAAATATGCCCGTGGTGATGGGTTGGAGGCTGTAGGGAGACGGTTGGCAGCGATTTCTGAGAAATTTAACATCCCAGTTGAGTTTCATGGAGTGCCAGTTTTTGCTCCAGATGTCACGCCAGAAATACTTAATGTCAGGCCTGGGGAGGCTCTGGCTGTAAACTTTCCCCTGCAGCTCCACCACACTCCTGATGAGAGCGTAGATGTGAACAATCCAAGGGATGAGCTGCTGAGAATGGTAAAGTCACTGTCTCCCAAGGTAGTCACTTTGGTGGAGCAAgaatcaaacacaaacacaaccCCGTTCTTCCATAGGTTTGTAGAAACTCTAGACTTCTACTTGGCAATGTTTGAGTCTATCGATGTCACCCTTCCAAGAAACAGTAAAGACCGGGTAAATGTGGAGCAGCAATGTTTGGCGAGGGATATTGTGAACATAATTGCTTGCGAGGGGAAGGAGAGGGTGGAGCGCCATGAGCTCTTTGGCAAGTGGAAGTCTAGATTGACAATGGCCGGGTTCTGCCAATATCCATTAAGCTCTTATGTAAACTCTGTGATAGGGACCCTGCTGAGGTGTTATTCTGAACATTATACGCTAGTAGAGAGGGATGGGGCGATGCTGTTGGGCTGGAAAGACAGAAACCTGATATCGGCTTCTGCTTGGCAATGA
- the LOC122281950 gene encoding (-)-germacrene D synthase-like has translation MSILVSGADLPQNSKPSVVRRTANFPPSVWGDRFINYTSDDEETHARRVREVEELIKEVRRELLASACQPSQQLNLIDALQRLGVAYHLDREIQEALEHMHAGYYDNKADGSGDDDNDLYNVALRFRLLRQQGLPVSCDVFNKFKDEKDNFKESLSTNIPGILALYEATHLRVHGEDILDEALAFTTTQLKSAASHLSNPLAAQVNHALKQPLHKGIPRLEARHFISVYQDDTSHKKAFLKLAILDFNLVQSLHKQELAEITRWWKDLDFATKLPFARDRVVECFLWIVAVDFEPRHSPERKILTKIIAMASIIDDIYDAYGTLEELEIFTETIERWEISTIDQLPQYMQICYGALLDIFEEIEQELAKQGRPYLVIYAKKAMKILVRAYFNEAKSFNMKQIPTMEEYMEVAIPSSGYPMLIAVSFVFMGEIVTKEAFEWIFSNPKVITASAVIARLMDDSGSHKFEQERGHAASAVECYMNQYGVSETQLAYEELNRQVSNAWKDINEEFTRTNAMPMPLLMCVLNLSRAIDVIYKNGDGYTRVGKEMRENVAAVLIHPVPTTL, from the exons ATGTCCATCCTAGTCTCAGGAGCTGATCTTCCCCAAAACAGCAAACCCAGTGTTGTGCGGAGGACTGCAAATTTTCCCCCCAGCGTTTGGGGAGACCGTTTCATCAACTACACCTCCGATGAcgag GAAACCCATGCTCGTAGAGTACGTGAAGTTGAAGAACTGATCAAAGAAGTGAGAAGAGAACTGTTAGCCTCCGCGTGTCAGCCTTCGCAACAGCTGAACCTAATTGATGCACTTCAGCGCCTAGGCGTGGCGTATCACTTAGATAGAGAGATCCAAGAAGCGCTAGAACATATGCATGCTGGCTATTATGACAATAAGGCTGATGGTAGTGGAGATGACGATAATGATCTGTACAATGTTGCCCTTCGTTTTCGACTACTACGTCAACAAGGACTTCCTGTTTCATGTG ATGTGTTTAACAAGTTTAAAGATGAAAAGGATAACTTCAAGGAAAGTCTGAGCACCAACATTCCGGGCATCCTAGCCTTGTATGAAGCTACGCATCTTAGGGTGCACGGGGAAGACATCCTTGATGAGGCCCTCGCTTTCACCACCACTCAACTCAAGTCCGCTGCATCCCATTTAAGCAATCCATTAGCAGCACAAGTTAATCATGCCCTAAAGCAACCCCTGCACAAGGGCATACCAAGGCTTGAGGCCAGACACTTCATTTCTGTCTACCAAGATGACACTTCACATAAAAAAGCTTTCCTGAAGCTTGCAATACTagatttcaatttggtgcagTCGTTGCACAAACAGGAACTTGCTGAAATCACCAg ATGGTGGAAAGATTTAGACTTTGCAACGAAACTACCTTTTGCAAGAGACAGGGTTGTGGAGTGTTTTTTATGGATTGTGGCAGTCGATTTTGAGCCCCGGCACTCGCCTGAAAGAAAAATACTAACGAAAATTATTGCCATGGCGTCCATCATAGATGATATTTATGATGCATATGGCACTCTTGAAGAACTTGAGATCTTTACAGAAACAATTGAGAG GTGGGAAATTAGCACAATAGATCAACTTCCACAGTATATGCAAATATGTTATGGGGCACTCTTGGACATTTTCGAAGAAATTGAGCAGGAGCTGGCAAAACAAGGAAGACCATACCTTGTAATCTATGCCAAAAAAGCT ATGAAAATATTGGTCCGGGCCTACTTCAACGAAGCCAAATCTTTCAACATGAAACAAATCCCAACGATGGAAGAGTACATGGAAGTCGCAATACCTAGCTCCGGTTACCCAATGCTCATAGCCGTCTCATTTGTTTTCATGGGTGAAATAGTTACCAAGGAGGCCTTTGAATGGATCTTCAGCAACCCAAAGGTTATAACAGCATCAGCAGTAATTGCGAGGCTCATGGATGACAGTGGGTCACATAag TTTGAGCAAGAGAGAGGGCATGCTGCCTCGGCTGTTGAATGCTACATGAACCAATATGGGGTCTCAGAAACACAACTGGCATATGAAGAACTGAACAGGCAAGTTTCTAATGCATGGAAAGACATCAATGAGGAATTTACAAGGACTAATGCTATGCCGATGCCTCTCCTTATGTGTGTTTTAAATCTTTCACGAGCAATAGATGTCATCTACAAGAACGGGGATGGATATACCCGTGTAGGGAAAGAGATGAGGGAGAACGTTGCAGCCGTGCTTATTCATCCGGTGCCAACAACATTATGA